The region GTGGACGAAGAGAACTGGAAATGCTTCGTCAACTCGAAGATCGATCCCAAGACCGGTGAGTGGTCCGTGTTCAAGCGGGCGCACATCGACTTGGTTTCCAAGCCGTAAAAGACCCGATTCGGGTGATCTGGATCACCTGTAGCTGGTCAAAGGGGGGGGTGGAGTTTTCCACCACCCCCTTGTTTTTTTTGGTTGGTGTTTTGGCAAGGTGTTTTTTTTAACGAATTGTTTTTTAATGGCTATTTTAAGAAATTTGTTTTTTTGAAAAGCCCATTGCAGAATGATGGTTGATTTTTTTCCCCCATTTTGAAGATCCTTGACCGCTGGTTCTGAATGGTAAGCGTTGCAAAAAGTCTCCTTTGGAGAGGTGGGATGAGCTACCGGGGTGAACATTTTGAGGAGTTGATTCTGTTTGAGGGCGTTGGTTACGAGCGGGTTCGGGAAATTCTCGAAAAATGTCCGGTTGTGGCTCTGGAGCCTGGAGAGGTTCTACTCACGCCGGAAAATCGGAATCAGGCCATCCATCACGTGCTGGATGGGCAACTTTCAGTCCATCTGAAACTATTGACCGCTCCCCCTATTGCCACCATCAAACAGGGGGAGTTTGTGGGGGAGCTCTCCCTCATCGACGACAAATCCGCTTCTGCTTTCGTCAAGGCGGCCAAAGCGACTGAGCTTCTGGTCGTTGATCGCGCCATTTTTAAAAATCTCATCGCTCTCTCTCCTGAAATTGTCCTGAATCTATTGCGTATTTTTGCGGCTCGCATGCGGTTCAACACCGAGGCCCTGGCGGAAAACCAGCTCATTCGTACGGTGCCGGATATTATCTATCGTTTGGATAAAGAAGGATATTTTGTTTTTTTGAATGAGTCGGTGACCAATCTCGGCTATACCACCACTGAATTGCTGGGACAGCATTTTCATACCCTGGTGGCTGAGGAGGATCTGGAGCAGGTCAGTTTTTCCCATGCCATTCAAAAGATCCGTTCGGGCTCGGGATTGACCGATTCCCCACCAAAACTATTTGATGAGCGCCGTTCCGACCATCGCAAAACCCGGGGGTTGGAACTCAAGCTCAAGATGAACAATAAATGGGTTGATCAGCCAGGCCGGGATGCGGTGGTGGCGGACAATCAGATTATTGCCGATGTCAGCTGCACGGGGCTTAGGCAGCTGGAAAAGGAGGAAGAGACCTATATCGGTACCATCGGCATCATTCGGGACGTGACCGAACGCAAAATGTATCAGGCCCAGGTCGCTGAACAGAAAGCCCGGATGGATGCGATTTTTACCACCATGGCCGATGCCATTCTGGTGATCAACGAACGGGGTATCATTGAATCCCTCAACCATTCAGCGGCAGATATTTTCGGCTATGAAGAGAGCGAACTGCTGGGCCAAAACGTCACCCGGCTGATGGCTTCTCCGGATCGGGAAAAGCACGATGGCTATCTGCAAAGATATTTTGAGACCGGTCAATCGAGGGTGTTGGGCCAGCGTCGGGAAGCCCGGGGGGTACGCAAAAACGGCGATGAATTTTTCCTGGATCTGGCGGTTTCCAAGGTGGAACTCGACAATCGAGTGCTCTTTACCGGAATCATTCGGGATATCACCGAGCGCAAGGAAGCGGAACGGATCATCCATTTTCAGGCTAATTATGACGCGCTGACCAAGCTCCCCAATCGGGCGATGTTTATGCGAGAGTTGGAGGCCGCTGTGGATCAGGCTCGGGACAGCCAGGAAAGTTTGGGCCTGATGTTTATTGATCTGGACCGTTTCAAGTGGGTCAACGATACGCTTGGCCATGATGCTGGAGATTGTTTGTTGCAGATGGCCGCTGAGCGGGTTTCCCTCTGTGTGGGGGAGGGGGATCTGATTGCTCGGCTGGGTGGCGATGAATTTACCGCCATCATCAGGGGATATGACGGCGTGGTCGGGATGGAGGATGTGGCCCGGCAGGTTTTGGACCGTCTGAATCAACCCTTTGTGTATGAAGGGCAGGATTTTTTTATCTCCGGATCCTTGGGAGTGGCTCTTTTTCCTGACGATGCCCAAGATCAGGATGTTTTGTTGAAAAATGCCGATGAGGCGATGTACCGATCCAAAAAGGCCGGTCGCAACAGCTACCACTTTTATGCGGGTCCGTCCCTCACCAAACCGAAACAGTATTGATTCCTGGTTGGTCGGATTTCCAAAACCTGGCAGGTGGGAGCAGGAAGCCTCAGGGGTTGGCAGATTTGTATCGATTTTCCCGGGGATCATCAAACAGTTAAGTCAACTGGAAGGAAGCTTTTAATGTCAGATCAGAATCAGGAATCGGACAAGGAAAAGGTGATGCAGCTGGATGAGGAGTTGCGCAACATTCCTCGGGAAATTCGGGATATCATCGATCCGGTGCGTCTGCGGGGCAAGGATACTTTTTGCTTTAGCTGCTATCCGGGTATTTCCTGTTTCAACACCTGCTGCTCCAATATCGAGATCGTTCTGACCCCCTACGACATTCTCCGTCTGCGCAAGCGGCTCGATCTTTCCGCTGAAGAGTTTCTCTATGAATACGCCACTCCCAGCCAGCTCCAGAAGGGGCAGCTGCCGGTGGCCTTGATGCAAATGGATGCCAAAACCGGCCAATGCCCCTTTGTGACCGATGAGGGGTGTTCGGTCTATGAAGATCGTCCGGTCACCTGCCGCTACTATCCGGTGGGGCTGGCTCTTTTGCGCAAGCAGGATGAAAGTGAACAGGATGCCTTTCACTTTTTGATCAAGGAAGATTTTTGCAAGGGGCACCAGGAAGAGAAA is a window of Magnetococcales bacterium DNA encoding:
- a CDS encoding diguanylate cyclase, with the protein product MSYRGEHFEELILFEGVGYERVREILEKCPVVALEPGEVLLTPENRNQAIHHVLDGQLSVHLKLLTAPPIATIKQGEFVGELSLIDDKSASAFVKAAKATELLVVDRAIFKNLIALSPEIVLNLLRIFAARMRFNTEALAENQLIRTVPDIIYRLDKEGYFVFLNESVTNLGYTTTELLGQHFHTLVAEEDLEQVSFSHAIQKIRSGSGLTDSPPKLFDERRSDHRKTRGLELKLKMNNKWVDQPGRDAVVADNQIIADVSCTGLRQLEKEEETYIGTIGIIRDVTERKMYQAQVAEQKARMDAIFTTMADAILVINERGIIESLNHSAADIFGYEESELLGQNVTRLMASPDREKHDGYLQRYFETGQSRVLGQRREARGVRKNGDEFFLDLAVSKVELDNRVLFTGIIRDITERKEAERIIHFQANYDALTKLPNRAMFMRELEAAVDQARDSQESLGLMFIDLDRFKWVNDTLGHDAGDCLLQMAAERVSLCVGEGDLIARLGGDEFTAIIRGYDGVVGMEDVARQVLDRLNQPFVYEGQDFFISGSLGVALFPDDAQDQDVLLKNADEAMYRSKKAGRNSYHFYAGPSLTKPKQY
- a CDS encoding YkgJ family cysteine cluster protein gives rise to the protein MSDQNQESDKEKVMQLDEELRNIPREIRDIIDPVRLRGKDTFCFSCYPGISCFNTCCSNIEIVLTPYDILRLRKRLDLSAEEFLYEYATPSQLQKGQLPVALMQMDAKTGQCPFVTDEGCSVYEDRPVTCRYYPVGLALLRKQDESEQDAFHFLIKEDFCKGHQEEKKWTVDEWRADQGSDGYDERNQGWMEVILKRRSAGDAVSTSLQVSEFFYMATTNPESFRHFVFDSSFLKRYQVNKEIEEQIRNDDEALTEFAFSWLKSALFGDEFIPVRPEEIKAARKRAEEKRASASKNVADKMDAAAKSKQETAENDSTEGEG